A genomic stretch from Psilocybe cubensis strain MGC-MH-2018 chromosome 1, whole genome shotgun sequence includes:
- a CDS encoding Chitin synthase export chaperone, with protein MVKFGDFEPLCKDTPSYPWCNLFYRQLQRGAPDVLRGLSIPSESAPVGVDPTCGIPRVGHDNSVGNVANIAACGLSIFFTAFLIFACNRRKAAVGRIELRTFLTLYLLTLPLQLITTGSFLEQGSTPLVALTAIHAGAVVALFWSLLANAIVATQVVEDGTLASLVPFYIFTAIALGVGIYISLDIALGVTNVIGGLSSPPSRLGSIALFVITSIWPAACAVLYLIIMSYIVLHVLNETRPMWYYILASCLFVLSQLAWFLLGRVICKGSNSKIDGSFVATILESAAVGVLYLAWKSITEESWDDEYYPSYPS; from the exons ATGGTGAAGTTCGGGGACTTCGAGCCTCTATGCAAGGATACGCCAAGTTATCCGTGGTGTAATCTCTTTTACCGACAG CTTCAGCGCGGTGCACCTGATGTTCTGAGAGGGCTATCCATCCCTTCCGAGTCAGCGCCTGTCGGTGTGGATCCAACCTGTGGAATTCCTCGTGTGGGCCATGACAATTCAGTGGGCAACGTCGCCAACATTGCGGCCTGTGGATTGAGCATATTTTTTACTGCTTTCCTCATTTTTGCGTGTAACCGACGGAAAGCGGCTGTCG GACGCATCGAACTGCGAACATTCCTTACCCTCTACCTGCTTACCCTACCCCTACAACTCATCACAACTGGCTCCTTCCTCGAACAGGGATCGACACCTCTCGTCGCGTTGACTGCAATTCACGCAGGCGCAGTTGTCGCGCTATTTTGGTCGTTGCTGGCCAACGCCATTGTCGCGACGCAGGTCGTGGAGGATGGTACCCTGGCTAGTTTGGTG CCTTTCTACATTTTCACTGCTATTGCGCTCGGCGTGGGAATCTACATATCGCTCGACATCGCTCTCGGCGTAACGAACGTGATTGGTGGCCTATCCTCGCCGCCCTCAAGACTTGGGAGTATCGCTCTGTTTGTGATCACTAGCATATGGCCAGCAGC ATGTGCTGTTCTCTACCTCATCATCATGTCCTACATTGTGCTGCATGTCCTCAACGAAACACGGCCCATGTGGTACTACATTCTGGCCTCGTGCCTTTTCGTGCTCTCGCAGCTAGCCTGGTTCCTCCTCGGGAGAGTGATATGCAAG GGCTCAAATTCAAAGATAGACGGCTCATTCGTAGCCACAATACTGGAGTCCGCCGCCGTTGGCGTGTTATACCTCGCTTGGAAGAGCATTACAGAAG AATCGTGGGATGACGAATACTACCCATCATACCCATCATGA
- a CDS encoding Lipase codes for MLTAHFVTSALLGSLAYVAAAPALVELSARQSITALTTAQITAFRPFTHFASTAYCNPSTTINWSCGANCAANPDFIPTASGGDGSSVQFWYVGFSPSQASVIVGHQGTDTSSITADATDANAFLESLDSTLFPGISSSIEAHSGFANEQAKTANTILAAVKSTISAHKATKVTIVGHSLGAAIALLDGVFLPLHISGVSFQMIGYGMPRVGNQAFADYVDAHLAVTHINNKEDIVPIVPGRFLGYHHPSGEVHIMDNNQWVNCPGQDNTSDECSTGDVPNIFDGDTSDHDGPYDTVTMGC; via the exons ATGCTGACTGCACACTTCGTTACCTCTGCGCTTCTTGGATCCTTGGCATATGTCGCGGCAGCGCCGGCCCTGGTCGAGCTATCTGCACGACAGAGTATCACTGCTCTCACGACTGCCCAAATAACCGCGTTCAGGCCCTTTACCCACTTTGCGAGCACGGCATACTGCAACCCAAGCACGACAATTAACTGGTCCTGCGGAG CAAACTGTGCTGCAAATCCCGATTTCATACCTACCGCATCCGGAGGCGACGGGTCATCAGTTCAGTTCT GGTATGTTGGATTCTCCCCATCACAGGCTTCTGTGATAGTTGGACACCAAGGGACAGACACATCCAGCAT TACCGCCGATGCTACAGACGCTAATGCATTTTTGGAGTCGCTTGACTCTACTCTGTTCCCAGGAATCAGTTCGTCTATCGAGGCTCATAGCGGGTTTGCAAACGAGCAAGCAAA GACTGCGAACACGATTTTGGCAGCCGTTAAGTCAACTATCTCCGCTCACAAAGCGACCAAAGTTACAATTGTTGGGCATTCACTTG GCGCAGCCATCGCACTTTTGGACGGTGTTTTCCTGCCTTTGCACATCAGCGGCGTGTCATTCCAAATGATTGGATACGGTATGCCTCGA GTCGGAAACCAAGCCTTTGCGGACTACGTCGACGCCCACCTTGCGGTAACtcacatcaacaacaa AGAGGACATCGTGCCCATCGTACCAG GGCGATTTTTGGGCTACCACCACCCATCTGGTGAAGTTCATATTATGGATAACAATCAATGGGTAAACTGTCCTG GTCAAGACAACACAAGCGACGAGTGCAGCACTGGTGATGTCCCAAACATCTTTGACGGGGACACCAGCGATCACGATGGTCCATACGACACAGTCACGATGGGATGCTGA
- a CDS encoding Protein-lysine N-methyltransferase EFM2, whose product MHPTIAPAAPSLSLPPLGRLDAHSTERVSSALQNLRLLYFPNVMSETGISSSELPIPRRKIEHSIHDTSVPDSGYASAEEEDDEILDESTAENFNTDEDTDTDNDELDILRADPIERAYAIKWVTGFVTRSDSWISASASDLETEERTVVLNDATAILSSFIGCEDDDNVALTRVFTFSVASNDITGTRPISKQVQVELNDAPLSKEDHTSVGLQSWGSSIILADRICLEPALFSIVPPTGDESLRILELGAGTGMLSIVASKILGPSPAVDIIATDYHPDVLQNLSKNIDTNFPVSSSSPSPIIVEALDWEKPNYEAPFDKAFDIILAADVIYHPCHALWIKKCVEQLLMRPDPSGECTGGIFWLIIPVRTTGRHEGMDATVERLYPDATQELRDSEGLSLAIYHREVVGRQGGIGRADEGAYKLFKIGWV is encoded by the coding sequence ATGCACCCAACAATTGCCCCCGCAGCACCGTCACTATCGCTGCCTCCTCTTGGACGACTAGACGCGCACTCAACGGAGCGGGTTTCTTCGGCCTTACAAAACCTGCGCTTACTGTACTTTCCAAACGTTATGTCAGAAACCGGAATTTCGAGTTCGGAATTGCCTATTCCACGACGAAAAATCGAACACTCGATTCACGACACCTCTGTTCCTGATTCCGGTTATGCATCCgctgaggaggaggatgacgagATCCTTGATGAAAGTACCGCAGAAAATTTCAACACTGACGaagacaccgacaccgacaatGACGAGCTTGACATCCTGCGCGCTGATCCAATTGAACGTGCGTACGCCATTAAATGGGTGACAGGATTTGTTACGCGCTCAGATAGCTGGATATCTGCTTCTGCGTCTGATTTGGAGACTGAGGAAAGAACTGTGGTACTAAACGATGCGACTGCCATTCTATCCTCGTTTATTGGGTGCGAAGATGACGATAATGTCGCGCTGACGCGCGTGTTCACATTTTCGGTGGCATCTAATGATATTACCGGGACACGACCGATATCGAAACAAGTACAGGTGGAGTTGAACGACGCCCCGTTATCTAAAGAGGATCATACTTCCGTGGGGTTACAAAGTTGGGGTAGTTCGATCATTTTAGCGGACCGAATCTGCTTAGAACCGGCACTCTTTTCAATAGTACCTCCAACAGGCGACGAGTCACTTCGTATCCTCGAACTAGGGGCAGGAACAGGCATGCTCAGTATCGTTGCTTCTAAAATTCTTGGACCTTCTCCAGCTGTCGATATCATCGCAACTGATTACCATCCAGACGTCCTGCAGAACTTATCCAAGAATATCGACACCAATTTCCCGGTCTCGTCATCTTCGCCATCCCCTATCATTGTTGAAGCTCTAGATTGGGAAAAGCCGAACTATGAAGCGCCCTTCGACAAAGCTTTCGATATTATCTTGGCTGCGGATGTCATATATCATCCGTGTCATGCCTTGTGGATCAAAAAATGCGTTGAACAGCTCCTTATGCGCCCTGATCCATCTGGAGAGTGCACTGGTGGTATCTTTTGGCTTATCATTCCTGTCCGTACAACAGGAAGACATGAAGGCATGGATGCGACTGTCGAGCGCCTCTATCCCGATGCCACGCAAGAACTGAGGGACTCGGAAGGCTTAAGCTTGGCTATTTATCATCGAGAGGTGGTAGGTAGACAGGGCGGTATCGGCAGGGCCGATGAGGGTGCTTACAAATTGTTCAAGATAGGTTGGGTATAG
- a CDS encoding RuvB-like protein 2 has translation MERIGAHSHIRGLGLDDRLEPRENSQGLVGQGKARKAAGMILKMVQEGKIAGRAMLFAGPPSTGKTAIALGMAQSLGADVPFTMIAASEVFSLSMSKTEALTQAFRRSIGVRIKEETELIEGQVVEIQIDRSLTGATKTGKLTIKTTDMETVYDLGMKMIEALTKEKVLAGDVIAIDKTSGKVTKLGRSFAQSRDYDAMGADTKFVQCPEGEIQKRRTVVHTVSLHEIDVINSRTQGFLALFAGDTGEIKPELRNQINAKVAEWREEGKAEIVPGVLFIDEVHMLDIECFSFLNRALEGELAPLVIMASNRGMARIRGTKFRSPHGLPMDLLDRVLIVSTKPYSEEDIQQIIQIRCQEEDVQLTPDAANVLTSMAMSTTLRYALNLIACGRVVARKRKAEQVDVEDLRRAYTYFMDEKRSVQWLKEQQGSLVFEEVGGATDELMDST, from the exons ATGGAGCGCATAG GCGCCCACTCACATATTCGCGGTCTGGGCCTCGATGACAGGCTAGAGCCTCGTGAAAACTCTCAAGGTCTTGTTGGGCAAGGAAAAGCACGGAAAGCAGCAGGCATGATCCTGAAAATGGTGCAGGAAGGCAAAATAGCGGGCCGCGCTATGCTTTTCGCTGGACCACCCTCAACAGGAAAGACCGCAATTGCATTAG GAATGGCTCAATCTCTCGGAGCCGATGTCCCTTTCACCATGATCGCCGCGAGCGAAGTCTTCTCGCTCTCGATGTCAAAAACCGAAGCACTCACTCAGGCATTCCGTCGGAGTATTGGAGTAAGAATCAAGGAAGAAACAGAGTTGATTGAAGGGCAGGTTGTTGAGATTCAGATCGACCGAAGCTTGACTGGA GCGACGAAGACCGGCAAATTGACTATtaaaaccacagatatggAAACTGTCTACGATCTCGGGATGAAAATGATCGAGGCACTTACCAAAGAGAAGGTTCTGGCAGGCGATGTTATTGCCATCGACAAGACGTCTGGAAAAGTCACAAAACTCGGCCGTTCGTTTGCGCAGTCGAGGGATTACGACGCTATGGGTGCAGAT ACAAAATTCGTGCAATGCCCAGAGGGAGAGATCCAAAAACGCCGGACGGTGGTTCACACAGTCTCGCTACACGAAATTGACGTTATAAACAGCCGGACTCAAGGTTTTCTCGCGCTTTTTGCAGGCGACACTGGTGAAATTAAGCCTGAACTGCGGAATCAGATCAATGCCAAGGTTGCGGAGTGgagagaggaaggaaaagCAGAGATCGTACCAGGG GTGCTGTTCATTGACGAGGTACATATGCTGGATATCGAGTGTTTCTCGTTCCTTAACAGGGCACTCGAAGGCGAATTGGCCCCACTGGTAATTATGGCCTCGAATCGTGGGATGGCGCGTATTCGAGGCACCAAATTCCGCAGTCCCCACGGTTTGCCTATGGATCTTCTAGACCGTGTACTCATCGTGAGCACCAAGCCCTATAGCGAGGAAGATATACAGCAAATCATTCAGATCAG ATGCCAAGAGGAAGATGTCCAACTCACACCGGACGCAGCAAACGTGTTAACATCCATGGCCATGTCAACAACTCTTCGTTATGCTCTGAATCTCATCGCTTGTGGACGTGTCGTTGCCCGGAAAAGAAAAGCGGAGCAAGTGGATGTAGAGGATCTTCGTCGGGCATACACGTATTTCATGGATGAAAAACGGAGTGTGCAGTGGCTAAAGGAACAGCAGGGGTCACTCGTGTTTGAGGAAGTTGGGGGAGCTACAGATGAACTGATGGATAGTACATGA
- a CDS encoding 54S ribosomal protein rml2, mitochondrial translates to MLSSVRGSSSALLRAAPRCIRASRSTPTVVTQNQVYTHNRSYVTEIWKNKTSDIGTALARSKDLFKTYKPVSPGIRHLKRPLNPHLYEGRPLRSLTVAKRKNGGRNGHGHITVRHRGGGHRQRIRIIDYKREAPGVHDVVRIEYDPNRSAHIALLYNRDPKAIGDKKWSYIIATEGMRAGDEVRSFRQGIPSNFLASHGVSSLTKTEKKAPTQNKTSEEAAAEALDQASDHSLALGLLRSLILKPGYVLPLHLIPPGTVINSITLSPTGPARLVRSAGSFGQVVAYEEGAKYVQVRLQSGEVRKILRDCCATIGKVSNPLWKNRNLGKAGRSRWLGIRPAVRGVAMNANDHPHGGGRGKSKSNKHPVSIWGWGTKGTRTRKPGPKGPKNSNKMVIRERPRGVEKRGTS, encoded by the exons ATGCTGTCCTCGGTGCGAGGCAGCTCCTCCGCGCTGCTTCGGGCGGCACCCAGGTGTATCAGAGCGTCGCGCTCGACACCGACGGTCGTCACTCAGAACCAGGTCTATACCCACAATCGTAGCTATGTGACGGAAATCTGGAAAAACAAAACTTCGGACATTGGAACCGCTTTGGCGCGCTCAAAAGACCTGTTCAAGACGTACAAACCCGTGTCGCCAGGTATTCGTCACTTAAAGCGCCCATTAAACCCCCATCTTTACGAGGGACGACCGCTGCGCTCCTTGACCGTTGCTAAACGCAAGAACGGTGGGAGGAACGGCCATGGGCACATCACTGTGCGGCACCGTGGTGGAGGGCACAGGCAGCGCATACGAATCATCGACTACAAGCGCGAGGCACCTGGAGTTCACGACGTAGTTCGCATAGAGTACGACCCCAACAGGTCGGCACATATTGCTTTGCTCTATAATCGCGACCCCAAAGCCATCGGCGACAAGAAATGGAGTTATATCATCGCTACTGAAGGTATGCGCGCCGGAGACGAAGTCCGCAGCTTCAGACAGGGAATTCCTTCCAATTTCTTAGCTTCGCATGGAGTTTCATCTCTCACTAAGACTGAGAAGAAAGCCCCGACTCAAAACAAAACTTCAGAAGAAGCAGCAGCCGAAGCGTTGGACCAAGCATCCGACCATTCTCTGGCGCTCGGTCTCCTTCGCTCCTTGATTCTGAAGCCAGGATACGTTCTTCCTTTGCACCTTATTCCTCCCGGAACTGTCATCAACTCCATTACTCTATCTCCCACTGGACCGGCGCGTCTCGTACGCTCTGCGGGATCTTTCGGGCAGGTCGTCGCCTACGAAGAAGGGGCAAAATATGTCCAAGTACGCCTTCAGAGTGGAGAAGTGCGCAAGATTTTGCGTGACTGCTGCGCGACTATTGGAAAAGTCAGCAATCCTCTGTGGAAAAATCGCAACCTGGGCAAAGCCGGTCGTTCTCGCTGGTTGGGTATTAGGCCTGCAGTCCGTGGTGTTGCCATGAACGC CAATGACCATCCTCACGGAGGAGGACGTGGAAAGTCGAAATCAAACAAACATCCCGTTTCTATTTGGGGTTGGGGCACTAAGGGTACAAGGACGAGAAAGCCTGGCCCCAAGGGACCGAAGAATAGTAACAAGATGGTCATTCGTGAGCGTCCTAGAGGAGTAGAAAAGCGCGGTACATCCTAA
- a CDS encoding Meiotic coiled-coil protein 2 — protein sequence MSTPTLYKIRKIPSMLLTLDHNNLPFPPMDHSTDSQQYISTYDPNPPRSRQPSGLLGSIWAPQPQPSETTWPRTLDSFSRVAEKDTEQVERTDITNIGLQSFISREDVFGPPQPSQVGSKEVGAIGDGRKKNSPDFGDKHVEQLLRTLNLNSPAPFGHSRPSPLAVSVENASNSPDFSPASVSSALLTPTDLSPTGRSFDPVKLQSPYEVNHPGHQFISHPALIFESNSPGKHQERLAPNFPPPRQPLAHLNHTRQAPHSTNPFFEPFAEIATPASAVQVHAQVTNPTDVANAYYSSPPTRRVDHTRLPAMDWRLNQVHQPHSQTQLPSDWRHASEKPVPDFNVNVAQAQEEPLRSSFTYQPSSTSQSFQNSHEPINFLSLLHPSSSPPYHVFVARIIKSSDQQASIFLQQKLKVADLEEREKIVDAICARGFEMMAHRFGNWAVQRCLEAASTAKERQKIVACMRGRIVDLAVNCYGCHVLQKALDCEEDIRLVIVSELLLGDPAQTLVNKHASHVWSKIMELSWTPPAPPIFAYVNKSLKGKWASLACHETGSLVVQHAFENLEAEAKDGIVDELLNHGFAIFSEVTKSQWGSYCIQHILEHGSEKHKRMTLDHLLDGLLEFATNEQGAKSVTKALKEGGVETLDKVVRRMCEPAKGARRAMIVDLALSVTGSQLIASVLPTADKDQRALLYECIRGHIVTLRGCKTGSKVIWLLCRAYYGY from the exons ATGTCAACCCCGACGTTGTATAAAATTCGAAAAATCCCCTCAATGCTCCTTACTCTTGACCACAACaatctccccttccccccaATGGACCACTCTACAGACTCCCAGCAGTACATTTCCACCTACGATCCTAATCCCCCGCGTTCCAGACAGCCTTCTGGCCTCCTGGGCTCCATATGGGCCCCACAACCCCAACCTTCAGAGACGACGTGGCCCAGGACTCTTGACTCTTTCTCCAGGGTTGCAGAGAAGGACACAGAACAGGTCGAGCGAACTGATATCACCAACATCGGTTTGCAGTCCTTCATCAGTCGCGAGGACGTCTTCGGGCCCCCTCAGCCATCTCAAGTGGGGTCGAAGGAGGTTGGCGCCATCGGAGACGGCAGGAAGAAAAACAGTCCCGACTTTGGAGAcaag CACGTCGAGCAGTTGCTTCGAACGCTCAATCTGAACTCGCCGGCCCCCTTCGGACACAGCAGGCCCTCTCCGCTGGCTGTAAGCGTTGAGAATGCTTCAAACTCTCCCGACTTCTCGCCCGCTTCTGTCTCGTCTGCCCTTTTAACCCCGACTGATCTTTCCCCTACTGGAAGGAGCTTCGACCCTGTGAAGCTTCAGTCGCCGTATGAAGTCAACCATCCCGGCCACCAGTTCATCAGCCACCCAGCTCTCATTTTCGAGAGCAACTCCCCCGGTAAACATCAAGAGAGGTTGGCCCCGAATTTTCCTCCACCTCGCCAGCCATTGGCGCATCTAAATCACACTCGACAAGCCCCGCATTCTACGAACCCCTTTTTCGAGCCATTTGCGGAGATTGCGACACCTGCATCTGCTGTGCAGGTTCATGCCCAGGTAACAAATCCCACCGATGTCGCCAACGCCTATTACAGCTCTCCTCCCACTCGCCGTGTTGACCATACACGTCTCCCTGCTATGGACTGGAGGTTGAACCAAGTTCACCAGCCCCATTCGCAGACGCAGCTACCCTCGGACTGGCGCCATGCTAGTGAGAAGCCTGTTCCCGATTTCAACGTGAACGTTGCACAAGCGCAGGAAGAGCCATTGCGATCATCGTTTACTTATCAACCATCATCTACTTCTCAATCCTTCCAAAATTCTCATGAA CCGATCAATTTTTTATCCTTGCTTcatccttcctcttcccctcCATACCACGTCTTCGTAGCTCGTATTATCAAGTCATCTGACCAGCAGGCTTCCATTTTTTTGCAGCAGAAACTGAAGGTTGCCGATCtagaggaaagagaaaaaattgTCGATGCTATCTGCGCACGAGGATTCGAGATGATGGCACACCG CTTCGGTAACTGGGCAGTACAACGATGCTTGGAAGCTGCTTCCACGGCAAAGGAAAGGCAAAAGATTGTGGCCTGTATGAG AGGTCGCATCGTTGACTTGGCGGTTAACTGCTACGGATGCCATGTCTTGCAGAAGGCCCTCGATTGTGAAGAGGATATACGTCTCGTAATTGTTTCTGAGTTGCTACTCGGGGATCCTGCTCAGACCCTCGTCAATAAACATGCTTCCCATGTCTGGAGCAAG ATAATGGAATTATCCTGGACGCCACCCGCACCACCTATCTTTGCATA CGTCAACAAGTCTTTGAAGGGGAAGTGGGCGTCGTTAGCGTGTCATGAGACGGGATCTCTCGTTGTCCAA CACGCCTTTGAGAACCTGGAGGCTGAGGCCAAAGACGGAATTGTGGACGAGCTGCTCAACCATGGCTTTGCCATCTTTAGCGAAGTCACCAAAAGTCAATGGGGGTCGTACTGTATCCAACATA TCCTAGAGCATGGATCAGAAAAACACAAACGTATGACCCTAGATCATCTATTGGACGGCTTGTTAGAATTTGCCACCAACGAACAAGGAGCGAAATCGGTCACAAAGGCATTAAAGGAAGGTGGCGTCGAAACTCTTGATAAGGTCGTCAGGCGTATGTGTGAGCCTGCCAAAGG CGCTCGCCGAGCAATGATTGTTGACTTGGCGCTTTCTGTCACCGGCAGCCAGTTAATTGCCAGCGTTTTGCCTACG GCCGACAAAGACCAACGTGCACTCCTGTATGAATGCATTCGAGGTCATATTGTGACTCTAAGAGGATGCAAAACGGGTTCCAAAGTCATCTGGCTTTTGTGC CGCGCATACTACGGCTACTAA